In one window of Patescibacteria group bacterium DNA:
- a CDS encoding GspE/PulE family protein has protein sequence MAKDIQSIEDLIIPPEKAEDESAQAKFSKKQKEIKIKEMEEATEKKAADLGMAYVNLSGFPISPEAIILIEEEKAQALKIICFYYDGLNVRIGTVNPDSEEVMKESEKIKEKYHVNGKIYLISEYSLDYALKIYKKIPKIKEKIKGVKIGEEELDKYSEKFSSFRDLQEKINGAQISDIVTIIMAAAIKSGSSDMHIETEEKEIKVRLRIDGVLHDIAVIERSLWQKIISRLKGLAGVKINISDRPQDGRISIYTKKERIDIRASFLPTNYGESVVMRILRSGTVGLAFEDLGIKDKAFERLKKEVERPNGMIVTTGPTGSGKTTTLYAILKKLNKPETKIITVEDPIEYQLEGVNQSQITKDYTFAKALRSIVRQDPDVIMVGEIRDLETAEVAIQAALTGHIVLSTIHTNDAAGAIPRFLSMGAKSFLLAPAINAIIGQRLVRRLCEKCKRPAEINEETLKRIKEILGKLPEDYKKEINFDGLKFYEGAGCPACQEIGYKGRIGIYEILIMNKEIEKLILAGQLSEYDIREIAVKNGMVTMAQDGLLKTLDGTTSVEEVFRVAEEK, from the coding sequence ATGGCCAAAGACATCCAATCAATTGAAGATTTAATCATTCCTCCGGAAAAAGCCGAGGACGAAAGCGCCCAGGCAAAATTCTCCAAAAAACAGAAAGAAATAAAAATAAAAGAGATGGAAGAAGCGACGGAGAAAAAAGCCGCTGATTTGGGAATGGCCTATGTTAATTTATCCGGCTTCCCCATAAGCCCGGAGGCGATAATACTGATAGAAGAAGAAAAGGCCCAAGCCCTGAAAATTATTTGTTTTTATTATGACGGCCTGAATGTAAGAATCGGAACCGTTAACCCCGACAGCGAGGAAGTGATGAAGGAATCGGAAAAAATTAAAGAAAAATATCACGTTAACGGAAAGATTTATCTCATATCCGAATATAGCCTTGACTATGCTCTGAAAATTTACAAAAAAATTCCAAAAATCAAGGAGAAAATAAAAGGGGTAAAAATCGGCGAAGAGGAACTGGATAAATACAGCGAAAAATTTTCGTCTTTCCGCGATTTGCAGGAAAAAATAAACGGCGCTCAAATAAGCGATATCGTTACGATTATTATGGCGGCGGCGATTAAATCGGGATCTTCCGACATGCATATAGAAACGGAAGAAAAGGAAATAAAAGTTCGTTTAAGAATAGACGGCGTTCTACATGATATCGCCGTTATAGAAAGAAGCCTCTGGCAAAAAATAATTTCCCGCCTTAAAGGCCTGGCCGGGGTAAAAATAAACATCAGCGACAGACCTCAGGACGGACGAATTTCCATCTATACCAAAAAGGAAAGGATAGACATTAGAGCGTCTTTTCTCCCTACCAACTACGGCGAAAGCGTAGTGATGAGGATATTGCGCTCCGGCACGGTCGGTTTGGCCTTTGAAGATTTGGGCATAAAAGACAAAGCTTTCGAACGGTTGAAAAAAGAAGTGGAGCGGCCTAACGGCATGATTGTCACTACCGGACCTACCGGCTCCGGCAAAACCACCACCCTTTACGCCATTTTAAAAAAACTAAACAAGCCGGAAACTAAGATTATAACGGTTGAAGACCCGATTGAATATCAGTTGGAGGGCGTAAACCAATCCCAGATAACCAAAGATTACACTTTTGCCAAGGCTCTCCGTTCCATTGTCCGGCAGGATCCGGACGTGATTATGGTCGGAGAAATCCGCGATTTGGAAACCGCCGAAGTTGCTATCCAGGCGGCTTTAACCGGGCACATAGTTTTATCCACTATCCACACCAATGATGCCGCCGGCGCCATCCCCCGCTTTCTCTCCATGGGAGCCAAATCGTTTTTGCTGGCTCCGGCCATCAACGCCATTATCGGCCAGCGCCTGGTCAGACGGCTTTGCGAAAAATGCAAACGGCCGGCGGAAATCAATGAAGAAACTTTAAAAAGGATAAAAGAAATTTTAGGGAAACTGCCGGAGGATTACAAAAAAGAAATTAATTTTGACGGTTTAAAATTCTACGAGGGCGCTGGCTGTCCGGCCTGCCAGGAAATCGGCTACAAGGGCCGGATTGGAATTTATGAAATATTGATTATGAATAAAGAAATAGAAAAATTAATTTTAGCCGGGCAGTTAAGCGAATATGACATCCGGGAAATCGCGGTAAAAAACGGAATGGTAACCATGGCGCAAGACGGTCTTTTAAAAACTTTGGACGGGACAACCAGCGTTGAAGAAGTCTTCCGAGTAGCGGAAGAGAAGTAA